One window from the genome of Dyadobacter sp. CECT 9275 encodes:
- a CDS encoding AglZ/HisF2 family acetamidino modification protein has translation MFRPRVIPVLLLKDKGLVKSVKFSNYRYIGDPINAVRIFNELKADELVFLDILATKEKRSINLDFVRQVGDEANMPFAVGGGIQTIRQIKDTINAGAEKVIINSFAVRKPAFIKEASEEFGSSTIVVSIDIKKRLLGKKQVYTESGSYATGLNPVEWAQQMEANGAGEIIITSIDHDGMMQGYDLVLIQAISAAVSIPVVASGGAGELADFKAAVQLAHASAVAAGSLFVYHGPRKAVLVNYPKNEELRNLFSPS, from the coding sequence ATGTTCAGGCCCCGTGTAATTCCGGTTCTCCTTTTGAAAGATAAAGGGCTGGTTAAATCCGTAAAATTCAGTAATTACAGATACATCGGTGATCCGATCAACGCCGTCAGGATCTTTAATGAGCTGAAAGCGGATGAACTGGTTTTTCTGGATATTCTGGCTACGAAGGAGAAACGTAGTATCAATCTGGATTTTGTAAGGCAGGTGGGGGATGAGGCGAATATGCCTTTCGCAGTGGGAGGAGGTATTCAAACCATCCGCCAGATAAAGGATACCATCAACGCCGGTGCAGAGAAAGTAATTATTAATTCCTTTGCGGTTCGGAAGCCAGCGTTCATCAAAGAAGCATCCGAGGAGTTCGGCAGCTCCACAATTGTAGTGTCTATTGATATAAAAAAAAGGTTGCTGGGTAAAAAACAGGTTTATACCGAAAGTGGGAGTTATGCCACAGGACTCAACCCTGTGGAATGGGCTCAGCAAATGGAAGCAAATGGCGCTGGGGAAATCATCATTACGTCGATTGACCACGATGGTATGATGCAGGGCTACGATTTGGTACTTATCCAGGCTATATCTGCTGCCGTGAGTATACCCGTTGTGGCATCCGGTGGTGCCGGGGAACTGGCTGATTTTAAAGCCGCCGTTCAGCTGGCCCATGCTTCGGCAGTGGCTGCGGGCTCATTGTTTGTATACCATGGTCCCAGAAAGGCAGTCCTGGTTAATTACCCTAAAAACGAAGAGTTAAGAAATCTGTTTAGTCCATCATGA
- the hisH gene encoding imidazole glycerol phosphate synthase subunit HisH: protein MPVENDHTVIIDYGMGNLRSVQKVFNRLDPATHISSDIEKIAGASKLVLPGVGHFAAGVKKLRETGIWDVLNHKVLVEKTPVLGICLGMQLMARHSEEGNAAGLGWFDAEVVRFRVNDRLKYKVPHMGWNTVEGRGSGPLFRDVPEDVQFYFVHSYHVVCKDPSDVLGSTTYDYPFVSVMGKGNIYGVQFHPEKSHGWGEQLIANFMSL from the coding sequence ATGCCTGTGGAAAATGATCACACCGTCATCATCGATTATGGCATGGGAAATCTTCGCTCGGTTCAAAAAGTTTTCAACCGCCTGGATCCCGCTACGCATATTTCGTCGGATATCGAAAAAATTGCCGGAGCCAGTAAACTGGTTTTGCCAGGAGTGGGTCATTTTGCCGCAGGGGTGAAGAAACTGAGGGAAACGGGTATCTGGGATGTTCTGAATCATAAAGTGCTGGTAGAAAAGACGCCTGTTTTGGGTATCTGTCTGGGGATGCAGCTCATGGCGCGTCATAGCGAAGAAGGAAATGCAGCCGGCCTGGGCTGGTTTGATGCCGAGGTGGTCAGGTTCAGGGTAAATGATCGGCTTAAATATAAGGTGCCGCATATGGGGTGGAACACCGTTGAGGGCAGGGGCTCAGGCCCGCTTTTCAGGGATGTTCCAGAGGATGTTCAGTTTTATTTTGTTCATTCCTACCATGTTGTGTGTAAGGATCCGTCCGACGTACTCGGTAGTACCACCTACGACTATCCCTTCGTATCCGTGATGGGAAAAGGGAATATTTACGGTGTGCAGTTTCATCCGGAAAAAAGCCACGGATGGGGAGAACAGCTAATTGCGAATTTCATGAGTTTATAA
- a CDS encoding VanZ family protein, whose translation MFTFLTKPVLKKLAWIYTIVILLLVTLPLNGEKQVLGKLNANYVLHIRLDYLSHGLLFIPWVLLCWHGGKPDNPRKKLLILWWIAGLAFAAFCEYLQLLLPYRTFNINDLLANMLGVLLGTLLVYGYPNLPDKIA comes from the coding sequence ATGTTTACTTTTCTGACAAAACCCGTTCTTAAAAAACTGGCCTGGATCTATACCATTGTCATTCTGCTGCTTGTAACGCTTCCCTTAAACGGGGAAAAACAAGTGTTAGGCAAACTCAATGCTAACTATGTGCTCCATATCAGGCTTGACTATCTCTCACATGGCCTGCTTTTTATTCCCTGGGTATTACTTTGCTGGCATGGAGGAAAACCGGATAATCCGCGCAAAAAATTGCTGATATTATGGTGGATTGCCGGACTTGCATTTGCAGCTTTTTGTGAATATCTACAGTTGCTGCTGCCGTACCGTACTTTTAATATCAACGACTTACTGGCAAATATGCTGGGTGTGCTGCTCGGTACACTGCTCGTTTACGGATACCCGAACCTACCTGACAAGATAGCTTAG
- a CDS encoding N-acetyl sugar amidotransferase: MRVCVKGAWDETIPGIVFDENGVSNFCRLQEKMMADHPRGAKGRSDWEKLVSDMKNAGRRKGYDCVIGVSGGVDSSYLLHLAHQYGLRPLAVNLDNGFNSEIAVQNIYKVTSRLGIDLETYVVEYEEMKDLLRAYMKAGMPWIDTPTDLAIKATMYKIAGQEGIRYILRGNDFRSEGKQPKEWTYADARQLRFIHKTFGSGIRLRTYPLHTLPKMIYSGLVRGIRDVRPFYYLDYSKQEAKRLMMEEYEWKDYGGHHHENLFTKFAMAYWLPLKFGIDKRKINLSAQVLSGAITRDEALAQLRQPFASDKELELTRAYVQKKLALSDEAFTAIWSAPARNTFDYPSDYGLIYGLVKRFRPILKKLYSYTPMSVSAVDVIEAKI, encoded by the coding sequence ATGAGAGTTTGTGTAAAAGGTGCCTGGGATGAAACGATCCCCGGGATTGTTTTTGATGAAAACGGGGTGTCGAACTTTTGCAGGTTGCAGGAGAAAATGATGGCAGATCATCCACGAGGAGCCAAAGGGCGCAGCGACTGGGAGAAGCTGGTGTCGGATATGAAAAATGCGGGCCGCCGGAAAGGTTACGACTGCGTTATTGGCGTCAGCGGAGGAGTGGATAGTTCCTATTTGCTGCATCTGGCACACCAATATGGTCTGCGCCCTCTGGCGGTGAATCTGGATAATGGTTTCAATAGTGAAATTGCTGTTCAGAACATCTATAAGGTTACATCCAGGCTCGGTATCGATCTGGAAACCTATGTGGTGGAGTATGAGGAAATGAAGGATTTGCTGCGCGCGTATATGAAAGCCGGTATGCCATGGATTGATACACCAACAGACCTGGCTATAAAGGCAACAATGTACAAAATAGCGGGTCAGGAAGGGATCAGGTATATTTTAAGGGGGAACGATTTTCGTTCCGAAGGAAAACAACCCAAGGAATGGACATACGCGGATGCCCGGCAGCTGCGGTTTATCCATAAGACTTTCGGGTCGGGAATCAGGCTGAGAACTTACCCTTTGCATACATTGCCGAAGATGATATATTCGGGCCTGGTCAGGGGAATCAGAGACGTTCGTCCGTTTTATTATTTGGACTATAGCAAGCAGGAAGCGAAGCGGTTAATGATGGAGGAGTATGAATGGAAGGACTACGGCGGGCACCATCATGAAAACCTGTTCACCAAATTTGCCATGGCATACTGGCTTCCTCTGAAATTTGGTATAGACAAGCGGAAAATCAATTTATCAGCCCAGGTATTGAGCGGGGCCATCACAAGAGATGAGGCTTTGGCACAGCTCAGGCAACCCTTTGCTTCGGACAAAGAATTGGAATTAACCCGCGCTTATGTTCAAAAGAAACTGGCACTTTCCGACGAGGCCTTTACCGCAATTTGGTCAGCACCAGCCAGAAATACATTTGATTACCCATCGGATTATGGTTTGATTTATGGTTTGGTAAAACGGTTTCGCCCCATACTAAAGAAACTCTACAGTTACACACCCATGTCTGTATCGGCGGTTGATGTGATCGAAGCAAAAATATAA
- a CDS encoding glycosyltransferase family 4 protein translates to MRILIVCSGNAPHFDFQKHQAFIYDQAEALKQAEPGIQIDYFFIKGKGIMGYLSCWGKLRRQLKEQDYTCIHAHVTLSGLLANLQRKVPVVTTFHGSDINFPILRVISLVVDILSRRTIYISQNLVSKALFTGKSKSVVIPCGVDFDLFVPGNKEQSRQLLGLSPHKRYILFSSHFDNTVKNYPLARQAAELVKDPMLEILELKNYSRAEVALLFTAVDMALMTSYSEGSPQFVKEALACNCPVVSTDVGDVREIMREITGCYITTYEPADIAEKISQVLFHAKPVAARDHVLGFDNRLIAKRILDVYHQL, encoded by the coding sequence ATGCGCATTCTGATTGTATGCAGCGGCAACGCCCCACACTTTGATTTTCAGAAGCACCAGGCTTTCATTTATGATCAAGCCGAGGCATTGAAGCAAGCGGAACCCGGCATTCAGATAGATTATTTTTTTATAAAGGGTAAGGGTATCATGGGGTATCTGTCCTGTTGGGGTAAGCTCAGGAGGCAACTTAAGGAGCAGGATTATACCTGCATCCACGCGCATGTGACCCTATCAGGATTGCTGGCCAATTTACAGCGAAAAGTGCCGGTGGTTACCACATTTCATGGGTCGGATATTAATTTTCCTATCCTCAGGGTAATATCCCTGGTTGTTGATATACTGAGCCGGAGGACGATTTACATCAGCCAGAACCTCGTTTCAAAGGCACTGTTTACGGGGAAATCCAAAAGCGTGGTCATTCCCTGCGGTGTAGATTTTGATCTGTTTGTGCCGGGGAACAAAGAGCAGAGCCGACAACTTTTAGGACTTTCCCCGCATAAGCGGTATATTTTATTTTCGTCTCATTTTGACAATACTGTAAAAAATTATCCCCTGGCCAGGCAGGCGGCTGAACTTGTTAAGGACCCCATGCTGGAAATCCTCGAACTGAAAAATTACTCGCGGGCGGAGGTGGCGCTATTATTCACCGCGGTCGATATGGCCCTGATGACCTCCTATTCGGAAGGCTCGCCGCAATTTGTGAAAGAAGCCCTGGCCTGTAACTGCCCTGTGGTGTCCACGGACGTAGGGGATGTGAGAGAAATCATGAGAGAAATAACCGGCTGTTATATCACCACGTATGAACCGGCCGATATAGCTGAGAAAATCAGTCAGGTACTATTTCATGCAAAGCCTGTGGCCGCACGAGACCATGTGCTGGGCTTTGATAACCGCCTCATTGCCAAACGAATTCTGGATGTTTATCATCAGCTCTGA
- a CDS encoding GumC family protein gives MMNGTAQWEEDRTEDFDFLEILFKFLRNWYWFLLTVGISLFVARFYLRGYAPIYRMSATILIKQDGSASNANNIVDQLDLADSKILDNEMAILKSRPLVGKVVDNLGLTVTYWYEGENRDTEIYKDSPVKIEVTEILSGGPFFVRPLPGNQFELLSEEHKKLGVFYYSEKLNSRYGKFRVFKQGEGEVAAGAAPVKVIMQGKESVIAELIGAIQVGLQNPKSTLVSISIENSLQEKGKDILMNLLDEYTFATLADKNMEASNTLRFIEERLKIVSMELGDVEQNVEEFRRTKGIADLGAEANLFLGKVQQNDSKLNEIDINLRVLDGVESYVNSSDVGNIAPATLGVSDGVLNSYINQLSNLEAERLKLSQTVQEGNPYLETLNTQMRNIRQAIQENLKNQRSNLLIAKNSVLSLNDRLEGTISSIPKKEREFVGIKRQAGVKENLYLLLLQKREETALSYASTVTDSRMIEPPFALPGAIKPDKRQIYSYAVLIGLLIPAALIFLRESLRNTVQSKKEIESKTGFKVFGEISVKNKNNPGQFIDLKSRSLISEQIRMIRSNMQYVFADNEIDTGKTLIVTSSISGEGKSFITVNMAAAFALLDKRVIIVGLDLRKPTIHQYLDADNKEGLSNYLIGQAKEKDIIKATAVENLFIIPSGPVPPNPSELISNNKIEQLIASLRQNFDYIIMDTPPLALVTDTTLLAPLADAAFYIVRHEKTPKIYLKTIADLKTQKLFKSINIIFNAVDYKNSTEYGYGYNKNGYYSDEKKSVWRKLFS, from the coding sequence ATGATGAATGGTACTGCACAATGGGAGGAAGATCGCACGGAGGATTTTGACTTTCTGGAAATTCTTTTCAAATTTTTGCGTAACTGGTACTGGTTCTTACTTACCGTAGGTATCAGCCTGTTTGTAGCCCGTTTTTACCTGAGGGGTTACGCGCCTATCTACCGCATGAGTGCGACAATTCTGATTAAGCAGGACGGCTCGGCCTCAAATGCTAATAACATAGTGGATCAGCTGGATTTGGCCGACAGCAAAATTCTGGACAATGAGATGGCGATTCTGAAGTCAAGGCCATTGGTTGGAAAAGTAGTTGATAATCTGGGGCTGACGGTGACGTATTGGTATGAAGGGGAAAACAGGGATACGGAAATTTATAAAGATAGTCCTGTGAAAATTGAGGTGACCGAAATCCTAAGCGGCGGCCCGTTCTTCGTTCGCCCGCTCCCGGGAAATCAGTTTGAATTGCTGAGTGAGGAACACAAAAAACTGGGAGTGTTCTATTACAGTGAAAAATTGAACAGCAGATACGGTAAGTTTCGGGTTTTCAAACAAGGGGAGGGGGAGGTTGCTGCCGGGGCCGCACCAGTGAAGGTTATCATGCAGGGCAAGGAAAGTGTTATCGCAGAACTTATCGGCGCCATTCAGGTAGGGTTGCAAAATCCGAAGAGTACTTTGGTATCCATTTCAATTGAGAATTCGCTGCAGGAAAAAGGCAAGGATATTTTAATGAATCTGCTGGATGAGTATACTTTTGCCACGCTCGCAGATAAGAATATGGAAGCTTCCAATACGCTAAGGTTTATTGAGGAGCGGTTGAAAATAGTATCTATGGAACTGGGGGATGTAGAGCAGAATGTGGAAGAGTTTCGCAGAACGAAGGGAATCGCTGATTTGGGAGCAGAGGCAAATCTGTTTTTAGGCAAAGTGCAGCAAAACGACAGCAAACTGAATGAAATCGACATTAATTTACGTGTGCTGGACGGTGTGGAAAGTTATGTAAACAGCAGTGATGTTGGTAATATAGCTCCGGCAACGCTCGGCGTTAGCGATGGTGTGCTTAATTCCTATATAAATCAATTGTCAAATTTGGAAGCAGAGCGCCTGAAACTTTCACAGACGGTTCAGGAGGGGAATCCTTACCTGGAAACGCTGAATACCCAGATGCGGAACATCAGACAGGCGATCCAGGAAAATCTTAAAAACCAGCGGAGTAATCTTCTTATTGCAAAGAACAGTGTGCTCTCACTCAATGACCGCCTGGAGGGAACGATATCGTCTATCCCAAAAAAAGAGAGAGAATTTGTCGGGATCAAAAGACAGGCAGGTGTGAAGGAAAATTTGTATTTATTATTATTGCAAAAACGTGAGGAAACCGCCTTGTCCTATGCATCAACGGTGACGGACAGCCGCATGATAGAACCTCCTTTTGCGTTGCCAGGAGCTATAAAACCTGACAAAAGGCAGATATATAGCTATGCAGTTTTAATAGGATTGTTAATTCCGGCCGCTCTTATTTTTCTCCGGGAATCATTAAGAAATACGGTGCAGTCCAAAAAAGAAATTGAAAGTAAAACGGGCTTTAAAGTATTTGGAGAGATTAGCGTCAAGAACAAGAATAATCCCGGACAGTTTATTGATCTGAAAAGCAGAAGTCTAATCAGTGAACAAATCAGGATGATTCGTTCCAATATGCAATATGTATTTGCTGATAACGAAATAGATACGGGCAAAACGTTGATCGTCACTTCGTCCATATCGGGAGAAGGCAAAAGTTTTATCACTGTGAATATGGCCGCTGCATTTGCACTGTTGGATAAAAGGGTAATTATTGTTGGGCTGGACCTCAGAAAACCGACCATACATCAATATCTGGATGCGGATAACAAGGAAGGGTTATCCAATTACCTGATAGGGCAGGCAAAAGAGAAAGATATTATAAAGGCTACTGCTGTCGAAAATTTGTTTATCATCCCTAGCGGCCCGGTTCCGCCTAATCCTTCTGAACTGATTTCTAATAATAAAATCGAACAGCTCATTGCTTCTCTCAGGCAGAATTTTGATTATATTATTATGGATACGCCTCCGTTAGCTTTGGTTACGGATACCACACTTCTGGCTCCCTTGGCGGATGCTGCTTTCTATATAGTCAGACATGAAAAAACGCCAAAAATTTATTTAAAAACCATAGCTGATCTGAAAACCCAAAAACTTTTCAAATCCATTAATATTATCTTTAACGCGGTGGATTATAAGAATTCAACCGAATATGGTTATGGGTATAATAAAAACGGATATTATTCGGATGAGAAAAAATCGGTCTGGCGAAAACTATTTTCGTAA
- the wecB gene encoding non-hydrolyzing UDP-N-acetylglucosamine 2-epimerase, whose translation MLKLLTIIGARPQIIKAAALSRAIRNNFSDSVTEIIVHTGQHYDVNMSDQFFVELQIPQPVYNLGVGSGKHGRQTADMIIGLEEIMEKEKPDFLIIYGDTNSTLAAAITAAKIHIPIVHIEAGLRSFNKKMPEEINRILSDHVSTYLFPPTQTGYNNLVREGFRTGTLPPFSMDNPGIFHVGDVMFDNTLYFSDAARKSPSILDKLALHNGAFVLATLHRNTNTDDAGRLNAIFGTLLEIVRDYQVRAVLPLHPRTRKQMDVLLEGDLLSEIKNNPDFLLVPPVSFLEMIQLQNGARCVITDSGGVQKEAYFLNKPCIILRAETEWVEIVESGAAMLCDADRYKILNAFAHFEKKPDSVSHNIYGDGNAAEKILRTLLNEFEQKNGLKSETGINAQIS comes from the coding sequence GTGTTAAAACTCCTTACCATTATTGGCGCACGCCCTCAGATTATTAAAGCGGCTGCTTTGAGCAGGGCCATCAGGAACAATTTTTCGGACAGCGTAACAGAGATTATTGTGCACACCGGACAGCATTACGATGTCAATATGTCTGATCAGTTTTTTGTGGAATTGCAGATACCCCAGCCGGTTTACAACCTGGGGGTTGGTTCCGGCAAACACGGGCGGCAAACGGCTGACATGATCATAGGCCTTGAAGAAATCATGGAAAAGGAAAAACCCGATTTTCTGATCATCTATGGTGATACCAACTCCACACTGGCCGCTGCCATAACAGCGGCTAAAATTCATATTCCAATTGTCCATATTGAAGCCGGGTTGCGCTCTTTCAACAAGAAAATGCCTGAGGAAATAAACCGCATTCTCAGCGACCATGTTTCCACTTATCTGTTTCCACCTACCCAAACTGGTTATAACAATCTCGTAAGGGAAGGCTTTCGGACAGGTACACTTCCGCCTTTTTCTATGGATAACCCCGGTATCTTTCATGTTGGCGATGTGATGTTCGACAATACCCTTTATTTTAGCGATGCTGCGCGAAAAAGCCCTTCAATACTGGATAAATTGGCACTGCACAACGGTGCATTTGTACTGGCCACGCTGCACAGGAATACCAATACTGATGACGCGGGCAGATTGAACGCCATATTTGGAACGTTGCTGGAAATTGTGCGTGATTACCAGGTTAGGGCAGTATTGCCTCTGCATCCACGTACAAGGAAACAAATGGATGTGCTTTTGGAGGGTGATTTGCTCTCGGAGATTAAGAATAATCCGGACTTTTTGCTCGTTCCTCCTGTGTCGTTTTTGGAAATGATCCAGTTACAAAATGGAGCCCGGTGTGTGATTACGGATTCGGGAGGGGTGCAGAAAGAGGCTTATTTTCTGAACAAACCTTGTATTATCCTGCGTGCCGAAACCGAATGGGTGGAGATTGTAGAAAGTGGTGCCGCTATGCTCTGTGATGCAGACAGGTACAAAATACTGAATGCATTTGCACATTTTGAGAAAAAGCCGGATAGCGTCTCTCATAACATTTACGGTGACGGAAATGCGGCGGAAAAAATACTGAGGACGCTGCTGAATGAATTTGAGCAAAAAAATGGTTTAAAATCAGAAACGGGCATAAACGCCCAGATTTCCTGA
- a CDS encoding capsule assembly Wzi family protein: MKYILQIISVFVFTSPFKGYTQQISKTVRYEVEAGILASTASSNSFWQQANQYGEVPLESGILTLRGQAHKEYDSTRKFSYGYGIRTVFNAGAKNQMVLPELYAKVRYKAFELYAGRRREMVGLVDTTLTSGSYIWSGNALPVPKIQLSIPNYTNIFFKNRILAVKGQFSHGWFGSADSTKNYFLHQSSIYLRLGKPAWAFKFHAGFNHQAQWGGKPAVPFYDPDNKVTVTEFGQSLEAYLNVIAGIPIRYGSYRFRTGGKVYGEGNRLGNHLGTLDLCLEYQGVKSRWMLYRQSIYEDGSLYFLNNVTDGLSGISWTNRAKNTGILKIVVEYLHTSSQGGPLSSRAVLPELRGQDNYFNNGVYEDGWVYKRQTIGTAFLMPVRNSNGLTDDKAKSLNPNYILNNRVNAVIVSVQSKIKRVNLISRISTSNNLGNYRQEYHLSVQQLSVLQQISFPVKQYTIATGLTYDNGGLLKKNAGISLLVKRQF, translated from the coding sequence ATGAAATATATTCTACAAATAATATCTGTCTTTGTTTTCACCTCTCCCTTCAAGGGATACACGCAACAGATATCAAAAACAGTCAGGTATGAGGTTGAAGCAGGGATTCTGGCGTCGACGGCTTCTTCAAATTCGTTTTGGCAACAGGCGAATCAGTACGGAGAGGTTCCGCTGGAATCTGGAATTTTGACGCTCCGCGGGCAGGCTCACAAAGAATACGACAGCACCCGAAAATTTTCCTACGGCTATGGGATCCGCACGGTATTCAATGCAGGTGCCAAAAACCAGATGGTATTACCAGAATTATACGCTAAAGTGCGGTATAAGGCTTTCGAACTTTATGCGGGGCGCCGTCGTGAGATGGTCGGCCTGGTTGATACCACCCTTACCTCGGGTTCCTACATCTGGTCGGGTAATGCCTTACCAGTACCAAAAATACAGCTATCCATCCCAAATTATACCAATATTTTTTTTAAAAACAGGATTTTAGCAGTAAAAGGACAATTTTCTCATGGGTGGTTCGGGTCAGCCGACTCCACCAAGAACTACTTCCTCCATCAATCCAGCATTTATTTAAGGCTCGGGAAGCCAGCCTGGGCATTTAAGTTTCACGCTGGTTTCAACCACCAGGCCCAGTGGGGTGGCAAGCCAGCCGTCCCTTTTTATGATCCGGACAATAAGGTAACTGTAACGGAATTCGGACAAAGCCTTGAGGCCTACCTGAACGTAATTGCCGGGATTCCGATTCGCTACGGGAGTTATCGCTTCAGAACTGGAGGAAAAGTATATGGCGAAGGGAACCGGCTGGGAAATCATTTAGGTACCCTGGATTTATGCCTGGAATACCAGGGCGTCAAAAGCAGATGGATGCTCTATCGGCAGTCGATCTATGAGGATGGTTCGCTCTATTTCCTGAATAATGTTACAGATGGATTATCAGGTATTTCCTGGACCAATCGTGCGAAAAATACTGGCATATTAAAGATCGTCGTAGAATATCTGCATACCTCCAGCCAGGGCGGGCCACTGTCGTCAAGAGCCGTACTGCCTGAGTTGAGGGGACAGGATAATTATTTTAACAATGGTGTTTATGAAGATGGCTGGGTGTACAAACGGCAAACCATAGGTACTGCGTTCCTGATGCCGGTGCGTAACTCAAACGGACTTACGGACGATAAAGCAAAGTCGCTCAATCCGAATTACATTCTTAACAACCGGGTCAATGCAGTTATAGTTAGTGTGCAAAGCAAAATAAAACGTGTAAATCTGATTTCAAGAATTTCAACCAGCAACAATTTAGGTAATTACAGACAGGAATATCACTTGTCGGTTCAGCAGCTATCTGTTCTCCAGCAAATTTCCTTTCCCGTTAAACAATATACGATTGCGACCGGCCTTACCTATGACAACGGAGGCCTGCTGAAAAAAAACGCCGGGATTTCCTTATTGGTTAAACGCCAGTTTTAA
- a CDS encoding polysaccharide biosynthesis/export family protein, with product MLKALQKVIQLIIVGGFCCFGFIACKSTKHSIQPYFHDNTAAYPAFVDVYVPQVSRIQKEDLLGITVSSLNRESNDIINFSNVNSLSLSSLPGGGGGGAQPIGYSVDSSGNIVMAFVGKVNVEGLTLEGAQEKIRLALNKFIKEPAVNIRFMNHKYVVMGEVNKAGAFNLLDDRTTILDALASAGDLSVFAKRDSITIIRVVKGKREIGRVNLTNREVFKSPYFYMKNGDIIYAEPLPEKLIPQPQNNSLRNWQIFTTIVGTAAIVINLVTRQW from the coding sequence ATGTTAAAAGCGCTACAGAAGGTAATTCAATTGATCATAGTAGGAGGTTTTTGTTGTTTTGGATTCATCGCCTGCAAGAGTACCAAACACTCCATACAGCCTTATTTTCACGATAACACCGCAGCTTACCCGGCTTTTGTCGATGTGTATGTTCCCCAGGTTTCCCGAATCCAGAAAGAAGATCTCCTGGGAATTACCGTCAGCAGTCTTAACCGGGAGTCTAATGACATCATCAATTTCTCGAATGTCAATTCTCTGTCTTTGTCATCGCTTCCGGGCGGTGGTGGGGGAGGGGCGCAGCCCATAGGATATTCCGTTGATTCCTCCGGTAATATTGTGATGGCGTTCGTCGGGAAAGTGAATGTGGAAGGTTTAACGCTGGAAGGAGCCCAGGAAAAGATTCGTTTGGCACTGAACAAATTTATAAAGGAACCTGCCGTGAACATCCGTTTCATGAACCATAAGTATGTGGTGATGGGAGAGGTAAACAAGGCAGGGGCGTTTAATTTATTGGACGACCGCACCACTATACTCGATGCGCTGGCATCGGCAGGTGATCTGTCGGTATTTGCCAAGCGTGACAGTATTACGATCATAAGAGTAGTAAAGGGTAAGCGAGAGATTGGGAGGGTCAACCTTACTAACCGGGAAGTTTTTAAATCTCCTTACTTTTATATGAAAAACGGCGACATCATATACGCCGAACCCCTTCCTGAGAAACTGATTCCGCAACCGCAGAACAATAGTTTAAGGAACTGGCAGATTTTTACAACCATCGTAGGAACTGCTGCCATAGTTATCAATTTGGTGACACGTCAGTGGTAA
- a CDS encoding cupin domain-containing protein produces the protein MNEADKFLASGLLELYVMGNTTPEQSRQVERMVKKYPLVKEELTSIEISLENYALSQAREVDPTIKPFFLATIEYMERLRRGETPLIPPKLHQHSVISDYREWLERPELQLTDPVSEIEAKIIWATPKMTTVIVRIKNGTPTETHKDLYESFLVVEGTCNIILDGRDNHLKPGDFFTIPLHLAHTVIVTSAIPCKIILEREAA, from the coding sequence ATGAATGAAGCAGATAAGTTCTTGGCGTCCGGGCTTTTGGAGTTATATGTGATGGGTAATACTACACCTGAGCAGTCCAGGCAGGTGGAACGGATGGTCAAAAAGTATCCGCTGGTTAAAGAGGAGCTGACTTCCATCGAAATTTCACTGGAAAATTATGCACTTAGTCAGGCCAGAGAAGTGGACCCGACGATCAAACCTTTTTTCTTAGCAACCATTGAGTATATGGAGCGGCTGAGGCGCGGGGAAACCCCTCTTATTCCGCCCAAACTTCATCAGCATTCTGTGATAAGTGATTATCGTGAATGGCTTGAAAGGCCGGAACTGCAGCTGACGGACCCTGTGAGCGAGATAGAAGCTAAGATCATCTGGGCTACTCCCAAGATGACGACGGTTATTGTCAGGATTAAGAACGGTACGCCGACCGAAACGCACAAGGATCTGTACGAAAGTTTTCTGGTGGTAGAAGGTACTTGTAATATCATTCTGGATGGCAGAGATAACCATTTGAAACCGGGAGATTTCTTTACAATTCCTTTGCACTTGGCACACACAGTTATTGTTACCTCCGCAATCCCCTGCAAAATTATTCTTGAAAGAGAGGCAGCCTAA